The proteins below come from a single Streptomyces sp. B3I8 genomic window:
- a CDS encoding ROK family transcriptional regulator, protein MVTTGTDPARMREMNQLTVVWALRGNPPSTVTELAGRTGLSRPAVDVLVQQLVTEGWAEVEEPGTSSTVGRPARRYRFRAGAGHVLGIDVGVHKILVMLSDLEGSPVQALRRPADPEAGADERLATVDACIDEVLRRAGMTAADIWAVTVGVTGPVDSSGRTSFFTPLPGWDSADPVAHLRTRFGCPVQVENDCKLAAVAERWKGVAQDADDIVYILAGIRTGAGLIIDGTLRRGHGGAAGEIGALKAVRWLDAPSHLADCPGVPASAAQGEAAAWVFQAARTGDRAARTAVRRYARDLAVGMAALTLTLDPQVVVFGGGFSRSADVVLPPLRQELARHCLRLPELRTSTLGDESVALGALRLALDEVDDRLLSGRLAAPAAPRVQ, encoded by the coding sequence ATGGTGACGACCGGAACGGATCCGGCCCGGATGCGCGAGATGAACCAGCTGACCGTCGTGTGGGCCCTGCGCGGCAACCCGCCCTCGACGGTCACCGAGCTCGCCGGCCGGACGGGGCTGTCCCGGCCCGCCGTCGACGTGCTGGTGCAGCAGCTCGTGACCGAGGGCTGGGCCGAGGTCGAGGAACCGGGGACCAGCAGTACCGTCGGACGGCCCGCCCGGCGGTACCGCTTCCGCGCCGGCGCCGGACACGTGCTCGGCATCGACGTCGGCGTGCACAAGATCCTCGTCATGCTCAGCGACCTGGAGGGCAGCCCCGTCCAGGCGCTGCGCCGGCCCGCCGATCCGGAGGCCGGCGCCGACGAGCGGCTGGCGACGGTCGACGCGTGCATCGACGAGGTGCTGCGCCGCGCCGGGATGACGGCGGCCGACATCTGGGCGGTCACCGTCGGTGTGACCGGCCCCGTCGACTCCAGCGGCCGCACCTCGTTCTTCACTCCCTTGCCGGGCTGGGACTCGGCGGACCCCGTGGCTCACCTGCGGACCCGCTTCGGCTGCCCCGTCCAGGTCGAGAACGACTGCAAGCTCGCCGCGGTCGCCGAGCGCTGGAAGGGGGTGGCGCAGGACGCCGACGACATCGTGTACATCCTGGCCGGCATCCGCACCGGCGCCGGTCTGATCATCGACGGGACGCTGCGCCGCGGGCACGGCGGGGCGGCGGGAGAGATCGGCGCGCTGAAGGCCGTGCGCTGGCTCGACGCCCCGAGCCACCTCGCCGACTGCCCCGGGGTGCCCGCGTCGGCCGCGCAGGGCGAGGCCGCCGCCTGGGTGTTCCAGGCGGCGCGCACCGGCGACCGGGCCGCGCGGACGGCGGTCCGGCGCTACGCGCGCGACCTCGCCGTGGGCATGGCCGCGCTCACTCTCACACTCGATCCGCAGGTCGTCGTCTTCGGCGGCGGCTTCTCCCGGTCGGCCGACGTGGTCCTGCCGCCGCTGCGGCAGGAGCTCGCCAGGCACTGCCTGCGCCTTCCGGAGCTGCGCACCTCGACGCTGGGCGACGAGAGCGTGGCGCTGGGAGCGCTGCGGCTGGCCCTGGACGAGGTCGACGACCGGCTGCTCAGCGGCCGGCTCGCGGCACCGGCCGCCCCGCGCGTGCAGTGA
- a CDS encoding FAD-dependent monooxygenase translates to MRKGADTEVPVLVVGGSLVGLSASVFLGRLGVPHLLVEKHKHTSTHPKGRGNNVRTMELFRTARVEPAVREAASVLAGNHGILQAPALVGDAGEWLFREIDPGGGLARFSPSGWCLCSQNDLEPVLLEHARATPGADLRFATELMSYEQDADGVTALVKSRDTGEHTTVRAEYLIAADGPRSPIRESLGITRSGPGDLFHNVSITFRSQGLAAIVGDRRFIVCYLTSPEADGALLPVDNRTQWVFHAPWHPERGESLEAFTDERCADHIRRAVGDPDLDVQITGRAPWHAAQRVARSYGSGRVFLAGDSAHEMSPTGAFGSNTGIQDAHNLAWKLAAVLNGWAGPGLLDSYDAERRPVAEATAARAADRSGEHSHPGYDAPPPAAGGGRRPGGILNVVLGHRYPRGAVVGAAPDGPAVPEELRLTGEPGSRAPHLWLRRGAERLSTLDLYERTPVLLCDATTPVWHEAARKVAAVLSIPLRAYRLGTAPGADLEPEGDWAEAHGVTPKGAVLVRPDGFVAWRSPALPGDHEEPGDVLHRTLSLLLDLG, encoded by the coding sequence ATGCGCAAAGGCGCTGACACCGAAGTGCCGGTCCTTGTGGTCGGTGGCTCCCTGGTCGGGCTGTCGGCCTCGGTCTTCCTGGGCCGGCTGGGGGTGCCGCACCTCCTCGTCGAGAAGCACAAGCACACCTCCACCCACCCCAAGGGCCGCGGCAACAACGTCCGCACGATGGAACTGTTCCGGACCGCCCGCGTGGAGCCCGCGGTCCGCGAGGCGGCCTCCGTCCTCGCCGGCAACCACGGCATCCTCCAGGCACCCGCGCTCGTCGGTGACGCCGGCGAGTGGCTGTTCCGGGAGATCGACCCCGGCGGCGGTCTGGCCCGGTTCAGTCCCAGCGGCTGGTGCCTGTGCAGCCAGAACGACCTGGAGCCCGTCCTGCTGGAGCACGCCCGCGCGACTCCCGGCGCCGACCTCAGGTTCGCCACCGAGCTGATGTCCTACGAGCAGGACGCGGACGGGGTGACCGCGCTGGTCAAGAGCCGCGACACCGGCGAGCACACCACCGTCCGCGCCGAGTACCTGATCGCCGCGGACGGCCCCCGCAGCCCGATCCGCGAATCCCTCGGCATCACCCGGTCGGGCCCCGGCGACCTGTTCCACAACGTGAGCATCACCTTCCGCTCCCAGGGCCTGGCCGCGATCGTCGGCGACCGCCGGTTCATCGTCTGCTACCTGACCTCGCCCGAGGCCGACGGAGCACTGCTCCCGGTCGACAACCGCACCCAGTGGGTCTTCCACGCACCCTGGCACCCCGAGCGCGGCGAGAGCCTCGAGGCCTTCACCGACGAGCGCTGCGCCGACCACATCCGCCGCGCCGTCGGCGACCCGGACCTCGACGTGCAGATCACCGGCAGGGCACCCTGGCACGCCGCCCAGCGGGTGGCCCGTTCCTACGGCTCCGGCCGTGTCTTCCTGGCCGGGGACTCCGCCCACGAGATGTCACCCACCGGCGCCTTCGGCTCCAACACCGGCATCCAGGACGCGCACAACCTGGCCTGGAAACTCGCCGCCGTCCTCAACGGCTGGGCCGGCCCCGGCCTGCTGGACAGCTACGACGCCGAACGCCGCCCCGTCGCCGAGGCGACCGCCGCCCGCGCCGCCGACCGCTCCGGCGAACACAGCCACCCCGGCTACGACGCACCGCCCCCGGCGGCCGGCGGCGGCCGGCGGCCCGGCGGCATCCTCAACGTCGTCCTCGGCCACCGCTACCCGCGCGGCGCCGTCGTCGGTGCCGCGCCCGACGGCCCCGCCGTCCCCGAGGAGCTGCGGCTCACCGGCGAACCGGGCAGCCGCGCCCCGCACCTGTGGCTGCGGCGGGGAGCCGAACGGCTGTCGACGCTCGACCTGTACGAGCGCACGCCGGTGCTGCTGTGCGACGCCACCACGCCCGTCTGGCACGAGGCCGCGCGGAAGGTCGCCGCCGTCCTGTCGATCCCGCTGCGCGCCTACCGGCTGGGCACCGCGCCCGGAGCCGACCTGGAGCCCGAGGGCGACTGGGCCGAGGCGCACGGGGTCACCCCGAAGGGCGCGGTCCTCGTCCGCCCCGACGGCTTCGTGGCCTGGCGCTCCCCGGCCCTGCCCGGGGACCACGAGGAGCCCGGGGACGTGCTCCACCGGACCCTGTCGCTCCTGCTCGACCTGGGCTGA
- a CDS encoding SchA/CurD-like domain-containing protein: MTASPAVSTAPNRVSTSAFDGSRLRVVLMLDIHDGAQQEFLAAYERMCDAVASVPGHLSDQLCQSIENPSQWLITSEWESAPPFLAWVNSEEHIETVKPLHSCVRDTRSMRYSVLRETTHDGSGIRVETLQITPRVGDGVVRHALTFTVRPGTETEVARHLSEYASPSPQVDETTRLRRTSLFMHGNRIVRAVEVEGDLMAALRHVSRQPEVRAVEEAINPYLEQERDMGDPQSARIFFTRAALPAVHHVTAGPDVASAHREGLFLPARPGCGMRLARVLAEQDERAAGDPRSPVLGASLYQRDDIVVRVVDVAGDPDAEPAAVLGLAEPAVRAEVLPLLDTAALDAPQTLGDDRALAGLLARVRMRPLTDRTSEPR; encoded by the coding sequence ATGACAGCCTCCCCCGCCGTGTCGACGGCTCCGAACCGGGTCAGCACGTCGGCGTTCGACGGCTCCCGGCTGCGGGTCGTGCTGATGCTCGACATCCACGACGGCGCCCAGCAGGAGTTCCTCGCCGCCTACGAGCGCATGTGCGACGCGGTCGCGTCGGTCCCGGGACACCTCAGCGACCAGCTCTGCCAGTCCATCGAGAATCCCTCCCAGTGGCTGATCACCAGCGAGTGGGAGAGCGCCCCGCCGTTCCTGGCCTGGGTCAACAGCGAGGAGCACATCGAGACGGTGAAGCCGCTGCACAGCTGCGTGCGGGACACCCGCTCGATGCGGTACAGCGTGCTGCGCGAGACCACGCACGACGGTTCCGGCATCCGCGTGGAGACCCTGCAGATCACTCCCCGGGTCGGCGACGGCGTGGTGCGGCACGCGCTGACGTTCACCGTCAGGCCGGGCACCGAGACGGAGGTGGCCCGGCATCTGTCGGAGTACGCCTCCCCCAGTCCCCAGGTGGACGAGACAACCCGGCTGCGCCGCACTTCCCTGTTCATGCACGGCAACCGGATCGTCCGGGCGGTGGAGGTGGAGGGCGACCTGATGGCGGCGCTGCGCCACGTGTCGCGCCAGCCGGAGGTGCGGGCGGTGGAGGAGGCCATCAACCCCTACCTGGAGCAGGAACGCGACATGGGCGACCCGCAGTCGGCGCGGATCTTCTTCACCCGTGCCGCGCTGCCCGCCGTCCACCACGTCACCGCCGGGCCGGACGTCGCCTCGGCGCACCGCGAGGGCCTGTTCCTGCCGGCCCGGCCGGGCTGCGGCATGCGGCTCGCGCGGGTGCTGGCGGAGCAGGACGAGCGGGCCGCCGGCGACCCGCGCAGCCCGGTGCTCGGCGCCTCTCTCTACCAGCGCGACGACATCGTCGTCCGTGTCGTGGACGTGGCCGGCGACCCGGACGCCGAGCCGGCGGCCGTGCTGGGTCTGGCCGAGCCGGCGGTCCGGGCGGAGGTGCTCCCATTGCTGGACACCGCCGCGCTCGACGCGCCGCAGACCCTCGGTGACGACCGGGCCCTGGCCGGGCTGCTGGCCCGCGTCCGGATGCGGCCGCTGACCGACCGCACCTCCGAGCCCCGCTGA
- a CDS encoding cupin domain-containing protein: MSQQHVRIVDLSETPHNTRRGGDLRAMLTPTAVGATSGFMGLATVAPGDRIGEHYHPYSEEFVYVVAGELEVDLDGEPHPLRPDQGLMIPAYTRHRFRNVGRAEARLVFHLGPLAPSPELGHVDTEETQGAEGAGEHERPVGAAS; encoded by the coding sequence ATGAGCCAACAGCACGTCCGCATCGTCGACCTGAGCGAGACTCCGCACAACACCCGTCGGGGAGGTGACCTGCGCGCCATGCTCACCCCCACGGCGGTGGGCGCGACCAGCGGTTTCATGGGGCTGGCCACCGTGGCGCCGGGGGACCGGATCGGCGAGCACTACCACCCGTACTCCGAGGAGTTCGTGTACGTCGTCGCCGGGGAGCTGGAGGTGGACCTGGACGGCGAGCCGCACCCGCTCCGCCCGGACCAGGGCCTGATGATCCCGGCGTACACGCGTCACCGTTTCCGCAACGTGGGCCGCGCCGAGGCGCGCCTGGTGTTCCACCTGGGCCCGTTGGCGCCGAGCCCGGAGCTGGGCCACGTCGACACCGAGGAGACCCAGGGGGCGGAGGGGGCCGGGGAGCACGAGCGGCCCGTGGGGGCGGCCTCATGA
- a CDS encoding beta-ketoacyl synthase has protein sequence MSRRVAVTGIGVVAPGGIGVPAFWDLLSNGRTATRDITFFDPSGLRSRIAAECDFDPAAHGLDPRTVERNDRYVQFALAASAEAVRDAGLDGPPDDPWRFGVSLGTAVGGTTRLEHDYVLVSEKGARWDVDHRQAEPHLHRAFAPSTLASAVAEVFGARGPVQTVSTGCTSGLDAVGYAVQAIAEGRMDACLAGASDSPISPITMACFDAIKATSPNNDDPAHASRPFDADRDGFVMGEGCAVLVLEELESARARGAEVYCEISGYATYGNAYHMTGLTKEGLEMSRAIDTALAQARLAPEDIDYVNAHGSGTKQNDRHETAAVKRSLGAHAYATPMSSIKSMVGHSLGAIGSIEVAACVLAMAHQVVPPTANYTTPDPECDLDYVPREARERRLRGVLSVGSGFGGFQSAVVLTRPTGRTP, from the coding sequence ATGAGCCGCCGGGTCGCGGTCACCGGCATAGGCGTCGTCGCCCCCGGCGGGATCGGGGTCCCGGCCTTCTGGGACCTGCTGTCGAACGGGCGCACGGCCACTCGGGACATCACCTTCTTCGACCCGAGCGGTCTGCGGTCCAGGATCGCCGCCGAGTGCGACTTCGACCCGGCCGCGCACGGCCTGGACCCGCGCACCGTCGAACGCAACGACCGCTACGTGCAGTTCGCGCTGGCGGCGAGCGCTGAGGCGGTGCGGGACGCGGGTCTGGACGGGCCGCCGGACGACCCGTGGCGGTTCGGCGTGAGCCTGGGCACCGCGGTGGGCGGCACCACGCGGCTGGAGCACGACTACGTGCTGGTCAGCGAGAAGGGCGCCCGCTGGGACGTCGACCACCGGCAGGCCGAACCGCATCTGCACCGGGCGTTCGCGCCCAGCACGCTGGCCTCCGCGGTGGCCGAGGTGTTCGGGGCGAGGGGCCCGGTGCAGACCGTGTCGACGGGCTGCACCTCCGGCCTTGACGCGGTGGGCTACGCGGTCCAGGCGATTGCCGAGGGCCGGATGGACGCCTGCCTGGCCGGCGCCTCCGACTCGCCGATCTCCCCGATCACCATGGCCTGCTTCGACGCCATCAAGGCCACCTCCCCGAACAACGACGACCCGGCGCACGCCTCCCGCCCCTTCGACGCCGACCGGGACGGCTTCGTGATGGGCGAGGGGTGCGCGGTGCTGGTCCTGGAGGAGCTGGAGTCGGCCCGGGCGCGCGGAGCGGAGGTGTACTGCGAGATCTCCGGCTACGCCACCTACGGCAACGCCTACCACATGACGGGCCTGACCAAGGAGGGCCTGGAGATGTCCCGGGCCATCGACACCGCGCTGGCCCAGGCCCGGCTGGCCCCGGAGGACATCGACTACGTCAACGCGCACGGCTCGGGCACCAAGCAGAACGACCGGCACGAGACCGCGGCCGTGAAGCGCTCGCTGGGCGCGCACGCGTACGCCACCCCGATGAGCTCCATCAAGTCGATGGTGGGTCACTCGCTGGGCGCGATCGGCTCCATCGAGGTCGCCGCGTGCGTGCTGGCCATGGCCCACCAGGTCGTGCCGCCCACGGCGAACTACACCACCCCGGACCCCGAGTGCGACCTGGACTACGTGCCGCGCGAGGCCCGCGAGCGGCGGCTGCGCGGGGTGCTGTCCGTCGGCAGCGGCTTCGGCGGTTTCCAGTCCGCGGTCGTACTGACCCGACCGACCGGGAGGACACCATGA
- a CDS encoding beta-ketoacyl synthase N-terminal-like domain-containing protein, giving the protein MTAGDKRRAVVTGIGVVAPTGVGVEAYWKATAEGATALGPVTREGCGHFPVRVAGEVRGFDPQAMVEDTFLVQTDRFSHFAMAAAQMALADARLGRGDLTDPFSVGVVTAAGSGGGEFGQRELQKLWANGPKHVGPYQSIAWFYAASTGQISIRGGFKGPCGVVASDEAGGLDALAHGEREVRRGTDTLIVGAAEAPLAPYSMACQLGYAELSRESDPDRAYRPFTPSACGFVPAEGGAVLLLEEAGTARARGADLRATVAGHAATFTGASQWEKTREGLAHAIEGALAQSGCRPGDVDVVFADALGTPEADRAEALALADALGPHARRVPVTAPKTGTGRAYCGSAVLDVAAAVLAMEHGLVPPTPNVFDVCHDLDLVAGRARPAELRTALVLSRGLMGSNSALVLRHGATGSDE; this is encoded by the coding sequence ATGACAGCAGGCGACAAGCGGCGCGCCGTCGTCACCGGCATCGGCGTCGTCGCGCCCACGGGCGTCGGCGTCGAGGCGTACTGGAAGGCCACGGCCGAGGGCGCCACCGCGCTCGGTCCCGTCACCCGGGAGGGGTGTGGGCACTTCCCCGTGCGAGTGGCCGGCGAGGTCCGCGGGTTCGACCCGCAGGCGATGGTCGAGGACACCTTCCTGGTGCAGACGGACCGGTTCAGCCACTTCGCGATGGCCGCGGCCCAGATGGCCCTGGCCGACGCCCGGCTGGGCCGCGGCGACCTCACCGACCCGTTCTCGGTCGGTGTGGTCACCGCGGCCGGCTCCGGCGGCGGCGAGTTCGGCCAGCGGGAGCTGCAGAAACTGTGGGCCAACGGGCCCAAGCACGTGGGCCCGTACCAGTCGATCGCCTGGTTCTACGCGGCCAGCACCGGCCAGATCTCCATCCGTGGCGGCTTCAAGGGCCCCTGCGGGGTCGTCGCGAGCGACGAGGCGGGCGGTCTGGACGCGCTGGCGCACGGCGAGCGGGAGGTGCGCCGGGGCACCGACACGCTGATCGTCGGGGCGGCCGAGGCGCCTCTCGCCCCGTACTCGATGGCCTGCCAGCTCGGGTACGCCGAGCTGAGCCGGGAGAGCGACCCCGACCGCGCCTACCGGCCGTTCACGCCCTCCGCCTGCGGTTTCGTGCCCGCCGAGGGCGGTGCGGTGCTGCTCCTGGAGGAGGCGGGCACCGCCCGGGCGCGCGGCGCGGACCTGCGGGCAACGGTGGCCGGGCACGCGGCCACCTTCACCGGGGCCTCCCAGTGGGAGAAGACCCGCGAGGGACTCGCGCACGCCATCGAGGGGGCGCTCGCGCAGTCGGGCTGCCGCCCGGGGGACGTGGACGTGGTGTTCGCCGACGCGCTCGGCACCCCCGAGGCGGACCGGGCGGAGGCGCTGGCGCTGGCCGACGCGCTCGGCCCGCACGCCCGCCGGGTGCCGGTGACCGCCCCCAAGACCGGTACCGGACGGGCCTATTGCGGCTCGGCGGTGCTGGACGTGGCGGCGGCCGTGCTCGCCATGGAGCACGGCCTGGTGCCGCCGACCCCGAACGTCTTCGACGTCTGCCACGACCTGGACCTCGTCGCCGGCCGAGCCCGGCCCGCCGAGCTGCGCACCGCCCTGGTGCTCAGCCGGGGACTGATGGGGTCCAACTCGGCGCTCGTGCTGCGGCACGGCGCCACCGGTTCCGACGAGTGA
- a CDS encoding acyl carrier protein, whose product MSEQTTVKVTVRELAALMKQTAGVAVDPAELERGVDCGFDAFGLDSLGLLGIVGELEKRYGLALPEDAEKCKSPADFLKMVNGSLAAGV is encoded by the coding sequence ATGAGCGAACAGACGACAGTGAAGGTGACCGTGCGGGAGCTGGCGGCGCTGATGAAGCAGACGGCCGGCGTCGCGGTCGACCCCGCCGAGCTGGAGCGCGGCGTGGACTGCGGGTTCGACGCCTTCGGCCTGGACTCCCTGGGCCTGCTGGGCATCGTGGGCGAGCTGGAGAAGCGGTACGGGCTCGCGCTGCCGGAGGACGCCGAGAAGTGCAAGTCTCCGGCGGACTTCCTGAAGATGGTCAACGGCTCGCTCGCGGCGGGGGTGTGA
- a CDS encoding SRPBCC family protein, translating into MAGHTENEVTIAAPFDLVWDMTNDLENWTDLFSEYAAVDIIERDGDRTRFRLTMHPDENGTVWSWVSERTVDRAARTVRARRVEPGPFQFMDIRWEYEETPDGTRMHWTQDFAMKPEAPVDDAGMTALINGNSRIQLDLIRDRIERAARERQPAAVRAE; encoded by the coding sequence ATGGCGGGGCACACCGAGAACGAGGTCACGATCGCGGCGCCGTTCGACCTGGTCTGGGACATGACCAACGACCTGGAGAACTGGACCGACCTGTTCAGCGAGTACGCGGCCGTGGACATCATCGAGCGGGACGGCGACCGGACACGGTTCCGGCTCACCATGCACCCCGACGAGAACGGCACGGTGTGGAGCTGGGTCTCCGAGCGCACCGTTGACCGGGCCGCGCGCACCGTGCGGGCCCGCCGCGTCGAGCCCGGCCCGTTCCAGTTCATGGACATCCGCTGGGAGTACGAGGAGACGCCGGACGGCACCCGCATGCACTGGACGCAGGACTTCGCGATGAAGCCCGAGGCGCCGGTGGACGACGCGGGGATGACCGCCCTGATCAACGGCAACTCCCGGATCCAGCTCGACCTGATCCGTGACCGGATCGAGCGGGCCGCGCGCGAGCGGCAGCCCGCCGCGGTGCGGGCCGAGTGA
- a CDS encoding TcmI family type II polyketide cyclase: protein MHHTMIVARMKPGAAPDIAKVFAESDRGELPHLVGVKARSLFQFGDVYLHLIESEQDPGPAIARLAEHPEFRGISERLEAYVMPYDPETWRGPKDAMARRFYHWDRDAEREAAAATG from the coding sequence GTGCACCACACGATGATCGTCGCGAGGATGAAGCCGGGCGCGGCCCCGGACATCGCGAAGGTGTTCGCCGAGTCCGACCGGGGCGAACTGCCGCACCTGGTGGGCGTGAAGGCCCGCAGCCTGTTCCAGTTCGGTGACGTGTATCTGCACCTCATCGAGAGTGAGCAGGACCCGGGCCCGGCCATCGCCCGGCTCGCCGAGCACCCGGAGTTCCGGGGGATCAGCGAGCGGCTGGAGGCCTACGTCATGCCCTACGACCCCGAGACGTGGCGCGGCCCGAAGGACGCGATGGCCCGGCGGTTCTACCACTGGGACCGTGACGCGGAGCGGGAAGCGGCGGCGGCCACCGGCTGA
- a CDS encoding methyltransferase, whose product MTTARTDSPAPAADTGAGTARAGTPAPMLLRELAFGAARSAALRAAVRLGVADALGPAPATVEELARSVRAEPGPLRRLLRALACQDVFTERVDGTFAHTDLSLLLREDDEHSLRDVVLWCTEPWTWEVWPLLDEAVRTGGNVAEGLYGKGFFQYLNEDAPASAAVFNRAMTRSSEQSARDVAAALDLTGAESIVDIGGGQGHVLACLLEKYPDARGVLLDLPKVVERADARLRPGGALADRARTVGGDCREDIPVHADVYVIKNVLEWDDDSTRRTLANIRAVARPGARVVAIENLVDDTPSMPFTRAMDLLLLLNVGGAKHTERSLTERLDAAGLVIDTVRPVTPYLHAFECRVPG is encoded by the coding sequence ATGACGACCGCCCGGACCGACTCCCCGGCGCCGGCCGCGGACACCGGCGCCGGGACGGCGCGCGCCGGCACTCCCGCCCCCATGCTGCTGCGCGAACTGGCCTTCGGCGCCGCCCGCTCCGCCGCCCTGCGCGCCGCCGTCCGGCTCGGCGTGGCCGACGCGCTCGGCCCGGCCCCCGCCACCGTCGAGGAACTGGCCCGCTCCGTCAGGGCCGAACCAGGGCCGCTGCGACGTCTGCTGCGCGCCCTGGCCTGCCAGGACGTCTTCACCGAACGCGTCGACGGCACCTTCGCCCACACCGACCTGTCGCTGCTGCTGCGCGAGGACGACGAGCACAGCCTCAGGGACGTCGTCCTGTGGTGCACCGAACCCTGGACCTGGGAGGTGTGGCCCCTGCTCGACGAGGCCGTCCGCACCGGCGGCAACGTCGCCGAGGGCCTCTACGGCAAGGGCTTCTTCCAGTACCTGAACGAGGACGCGCCCGCCTCCGCCGCCGTCTTCAACCGTGCCATGACCCGCTCCAGCGAGCAGTCCGCGCGGGACGTGGCGGCCGCCCTGGACCTGACCGGCGCCGAGTCGATCGTCGACATCGGCGGCGGCCAGGGCCACGTACTGGCCTGCCTGCTGGAGAAGTACCCGGACGCGCGGGGCGTGCTCCTGGACCTGCCCAAGGTGGTGGAACGGGCCGACGCCCGGCTGCGCCCCGGCGGCGCGCTCGCCGACCGGGCCCGCACCGTGGGCGGCGACTGCCGCGAGGACATCCCCGTCCACGCCGACGTCTACGTCATCAAGAACGTCCTGGAGTGGGACGACGACAGCACCCGCCGTACCCTGGCCAACATCCGGGCGGTGGCCCGGCCCGGTGCCCGGGTGGTGGCGATCGAGAACCTCGTCGACGACACTCCGTCCATGCCGTTCACCCGCGCCATGGACCTGCTGCTCCTGCTCAACGTGGGCGGCGCCAAGCACACCGAGCGGAGCCTGACGGAGCGGCTGGACGCGGCGGGCCTCGTCATCGACACCGTCCGCCCGGTCACCCCGTACCTGCACGCCTTCGAGTGCCGCGTCCCCGGGTGA
- a CDS encoding nitrous oxide reductase family maturation protein NosD — protein MTKPHLRVLALSAATSAVLGLAWASPAHAAGTVLRVDAGESVQRALDAARPGDTVYLGPGTYRESIQVKKSGVTVRGAGDRTVLLPATTKARKADACAAAGNGICVEGTAAHPLQGVRISDLTVRGFKENGVWASRTDQLVVHHVTAEKNGTWGIAQERSTRGRFVNNTARANGDAGIFLANAVTTEAGATDTDGTLVRGNDLVGNRIGLTVRRLREVMVEANDVTANCAGVFVVGDENKPRVGDVTIRLNHVHHNNKYCAATARLPFLQGSGIVLTGAEKVHVVRNTVEDNKGASPMSGGIVLFKSLVGARNQNNTIEDNALKDNGPADLADRDTAKTNTFRGNTCGTSEPAALCGNRTLPAAAHPGGRR, from the coding sequence ATGACCAAACCTCACCTGCGTGTCCTCGCGCTGTCCGCCGCCACCTCCGCCGTCCTCGGCCTCGCCTGGGCATCACCGGCCCACGCCGCCGGCACCGTCCTCAGAGTGGACGCCGGGGAGTCGGTCCAACGGGCCCTCGACGCCGCCCGGCCCGGTGACACCGTGTACCTCGGTCCCGGCACCTACCGGGAGAGCATCCAGGTCAAGAAGTCCGGTGTCACCGTGCGCGGCGCCGGTGACCGCACCGTCCTCCTCCCGGCCACCACCAAGGCGCGCAAGGCCGACGCCTGCGCCGCCGCGGGCAACGGCATCTGCGTCGAGGGCACCGCCGCCCACCCGCTCCAGGGTGTCCGCATCAGCGACCTGACGGTACGCGGGTTCAAGGAGAACGGCGTGTGGGCCAGCCGCACCGACCAGTTGGTCGTGCACCACGTGACCGCGGAGAAGAACGGCACCTGGGGCATCGCCCAGGAGCGCTCCACCAGGGGCCGCTTCGTCAACAACACCGCACGCGCCAACGGTGACGCCGGGATCTTCCTGGCCAACGCCGTCACCACCGAGGCCGGCGCCACCGACACCGACGGCACCCTGGTCCGCGGCAACGACCTCGTCGGCAACCGCATCGGCCTCACCGTGCGCCGGCTGCGCGAGGTGATGGTCGAGGCCAACGACGTCACCGCCAACTGCGCCGGCGTGTTCGTCGTCGGTGACGAGAACAAGCCCCGCGTCGGCGACGTCACCATCCGCCTCAACCACGTCCACCACAACAACAAGTACTGCGCCGCCACCGCACGGCTGCCGTTCCTCCAGGGCTCCGGCATCGTCCTGACCGGCGCCGAGAAGGTCCACGTCGTCCGCAACACCGTAGAGGACAACAAGGGCGCCTCCCCGATGTCGGGCGGCATCGTGCTGTTCAAGAGCTTGGTGGGCGCCCGCAACCAGAACAACACGATCGAGGACAACGCCCTCAAGGACAACGGCCCCGCCGACCTCGCCGACCGCGACACCGCCAAGACCAACACCTTCCGGGGCAACACCTGCGGCACCTCCGAACCCGCCGCCCTGTGCGGCAACCGCACCCTGCCCGCCGCGGCGCACCCGGGAGGCCGCCGATGA